In one window of Mucilaginibacter auburnensis DNA:
- the mgrA gene encoding L-glyceraldehyde 3-phosphate reductase yields the protein MTYIPSPQRYSQMPYKRCGTSGLKLPRVSLGLWQNFGEYDNLTNCKEILRTAFDAGITHFDLANNYGPPPGSAEENFGKILHTDFRDHRDELIISTKAGYTMWDGPYGDWGSKKYLVSSLDQSLKRMQLDYVDIFYHHRPDPETPLEETMAALDLIVRQGKALYVGISNYRVPQAREAIALLKQMGTPVIIHQPKYSMFERWVEGGLLDLLEEEGIGCIPFSPLAQGLLTDKYLKGIPDDSRALKVGDFLTPKNITPDVLAKVTQLNEMAQQRGQKLAQMALSWILKDERVTSVLIGASKPWQIADSIASLDNTQFDEKELAAINNILSA from the coding sequence ATGACGTATATCCCCTCGCCCCAGCGTTACAGCCAAATGCCTTACAAGCGTTGTGGTACAAGCGGTTTAAAATTGCCGCGGGTATCATTAGGCTTATGGCAAAACTTTGGTGAGTATGATAATCTGACGAACTGCAAGGAAATTTTACGTACCGCGTTTGATGCGGGTATAACGCATTTTGACCTCGCCAACAATTACGGTCCACCGCCGGGTTCGGCTGAAGAGAACTTCGGGAAAATATTGCATACCGATTTCAGAGATCATCGAGATGAGCTGATCATATCTACAAAAGCAGGGTACACCATGTGGGATGGTCCTTATGGCGATTGGGGTTCCAAGAAATATTTGGTCTCCAGTCTGGATCAAAGCCTTAAGCGCATGCAGCTGGACTATGTGGATATCTTCTATCATCACCGTCCCGATCCTGAAACGCCGTTGGAGGAAACCATGGCGGCGTTAGATCTGATAGTGCGTCAAGGTAAAGCGCTTTATGTGGGCATCTCCAATTACCGTGTACCACAGGCGCGCGAGGCAATTGCGCTACTCAAGCAAATGGGCACCCCTGTAATTATCCATCAACCCAAATACTCTATGTTTGAAAGATGGGTTGAAGGTGGACTGCTTGATCTGTTAGAAGAGGAAGGTATTGGCTGCATTCCGTTTTCGCCATTGGCGCAGGGCTTGCTTACGGATAAATATCTAAAAGGCATACCCGATGATTCAAGGGCGCTCAAAGTGGGCGATTTCCTGACGCCTAAAAATATAACTCCCGACGTTTTAGCCAAGGTTACTCAACTGAATGAGATGGCGCAACAGCGCGGGCAAAAGCTGGCGCAAATGGCTTTATCCTGGATATTAAAAGATGAACGTGTAACATCTGTATTGATAGGAGCAAGCAAGCCATGGCAAATTGCAGACTCCATTGCAAGTTTGGATAATACCCAATTTGATGAAAAGGAACTGGCAGCTATCAACAACATTCTGAGCGCTTAA
- a CDS encoding alpha-L-fucosidase, translating to MKKRQFALGLSIVMFSATITLAQPLPKRFVESKSSTLYDVNALKTVSAAVKAEDAIVSGGKVVVLQKAGDGVSFKAVRTAQTLAIRYASTGVGIADVYINGKIINKINFHSSGNSSQFLNSVVKVKMPIAADVVIKLATSDVALRINQVAVGDNLNLPPDIWNLPELPVADGPFKPDWKAIGNTYMAPDWWREAKFGAWSHWDPQSEPEQGDWYARKMYQENSPVYKFHVKTYGHPSKFGYKDITNIWVIDKWNPEELMALYVQMGARYFMAMGVHHDNFDLWNSKYQPWNSVNIGPKKDIVGIYEKIARKHGLRFGIGFHNTPPRTWGQFMPVKYLSDKNGELKGVPYDGLNTVADGKGKWWDGFDPVDLYGPVHSAKDAPLRSPFANQFMWRVDDAITKYHPDVIYFDEHAGDSQVDLGVHMGLGFLAPQLIANYYNKSLKWNKGKMDVVVNLKGVGGRYNSFQNSNELLPYVEHSLVKSSEKIIEREIMAYPFQTEESISEWHYETGQKYLTAAEIVKILMENVCRNGTLLLNLTQHNRGDLDAVVVTTAKDIGAWLKLNGEAIYGSRPFEVHGDANVYYTRNKGKLYATCNNWQSGTVKLTALATDGATLGKVTKVELLGDGATTELSFVQNEQGLTVNVPTMSAIAINGIADATLAAGYRVLRITHSKTWINDDDPGVMIAQGWFRQSNLNNGDFNNDLTTSNVAGAKWSFSFAGTNVSVVAPKQAGAGKVNVLLDGKLVKIVDLSASGDSKRQQTVFTAKGLKQAAHTLTIINAGNKPVAIDALIVNDSKP from the coding sequence AAGCGGGCGACGGCGTTAGTTTTAAAGCGGTAAGGACTGCTCAAACGTTAGCAATTCGCTATGCCTCAACTGGAGTTGGTATTGCTGATGTTTATATCAACGGAAAAATTATTAATAAGATAAATTTCCACTCGTCAGGCAATAGTAGCCAATTTCTTAATTCGGTAGTTAAAGTTAAGATGCCGATTGCGGCGGATGTTGTAATTAAGTTAGCAACATCTGATGTCGCTTTGCGGATAAATCAAGTAGCGGTGGGGGATAATCTAAACTTACCGCCCGACATTTGGAACCTTCCCGAATTACCTGTAGCTGACGGCCCTTTTAAGCCTGATTGGAAAGCCATTGGAAATACATACATGGCACCTGATTGGTGGCGGGAAGCCAAATTTGGAGCGTGGTCGCATTGGGACCCACAATCAGAACCAGAACAAGGGGACTGGTATGCCCGAAAAATGTATCAGGAGAACTCTCCGGTATATAAGTTTCACGTTAAAACCTATGGGCATCCGTCTAAGTTCGGTTATAAAGACATCACTAACATATGGGTTATTGATAAATGGAATCCCGAGGAGTTAATGGCTCTTTATGTACAAATGGGCGCCCGCTATTTTATGGCGATGGGTGTACATCATGACAATTTTGATTTGTGGAACTCAAAATACCAACCCTGGAATTCAGTTAATATCGGTCCAAAAAAAGATATTGTTGGCATTTACGAAAAAATTGCGCGTAAGCATGGTTTACGGTTCGGCATTGGTTTTCATAACACCCCACCACGCACATGGGGACAATTTATGCCAGTTAAATATTTAAGCGATAAAAACGGCGAATTAAAGGGTGTGCCCTATGATGGGTTAAATACTGTAGCTGATGGAAAAGGGAAATGGTGGGATGGTTTTGACCCGGTTGACCTTTATGGCCCGGTGCATAGCGCTAAAGATGCCCCATTGCGTTCGCCCTTTGCCAATCAGTTTATGTGGCGTGTTGATGATGCTATAACCAAATACCATCCTGACGTAATTTACTTTGATGAACATGCAGGAGACTCACAGGTTGATCTTGGTGTGCACATGGGCTTAGGTTTTTTAGCGCCGCAACTTATAGCCAATTATTATAACAAATCCCTTAAATGGAATAAAGGGAAAATGGATGTTGTAGTGAACTTGAAGGGTGTTGGCGGCCGGTACAATAGTTTCCAAAACAGCAACGAATTATTGCCTTATGTAGAACATTCGCTGGTTAAAAGTTCAGAGAAGATAATAGAACGTGAAATAATGGCTTATCCTTTTCAAACAGAGGAGTCTATATCTGAATGGCATTATGAAACAGGTCAGAAATATTTAACAGCAGCAGAAATTGTTAAGATATTGATGGAAAATGTTTGTCGCAATGGTACGCTGCTGCTTAATCTTACCCAACATAACCGCGGCGACCTTGATGCAGTAGTTGTTACAACGGCTAAAGACATTGGTGCATGGTTGAAACTAAACGGCGAGGCAATATATGGTTCGCGACCATTTGAAGTGCATGGCGATGCCAACGTTTATTACACACGTAATAAAGGTAAACTCTACGCTACATGTAACAACTGGCAAAGCGGTACTGTTAAGTTAACTGCATTAGCTACAGATGGTGCCACGCTTGGTAAAGTTACCAAGGTTGAATTACTGGGTGATGGTGCCACAACCGAACTATCATTTGTGCAAAATGAGCAAGGTTTAACTGTTAATGTGCCGACAATGTCAGCAATTGCTATAAACGGCATTGCGGATGCAACTTTGGCAGCGGGATATCGCGTTTTGCGTATTACGCATAGCAAGACCTGGATAAATGACGATGATCCCGGTGTGATGATAGCTCAAGGTTGGTTCAGACAAAGTAATTTAAACAACGGAGATTTCAATAACGATTTAACAACCAGTAATGTGGCAGGTGCTAAATGGAGTTTTTCCTTTGCTGGTACAAATGTTTCGGTAGTGGCACCAAAACAAGCAGGAGCGGGCAAAGTAAATGTGCTTTTAGATGGTAAACTGGTTAAAATTGTAGATCTGTCAGCCAGTGGTGATAGCAAAAGGCAACAAACAGTTTTTACTGCAAAAGGGTTAAAGCAAGCTGCGCATACACTAACGATTATTAATGCAGGTAATAAACCGGTTGCTATTGATGCTTTAATTGTAAACGATTCTAAACCATGA